One genomic segment of Gemmatimonadota bacterium includes these proteins:
- the xseA gene encoding exodeoxyribonuclease VII large subunit, with the protein MEHPLSVSDVTQAVKQALETQFPPMWVAGELTSFSQPSSGHRYFTLSDPHSQLRCVMWRSRPITGFRPTAGMAVLAQGQLTVYERRGEYQFNVAQLFPAGVGQQLIAYEKLKKKLSEEGLFDEDRKRSLPEYPRTIGVVTSQTGAAFRDILNVLKRRFSAVRIVLRPSQVQGLDAPEELAQSIADFNDFGKVDVLIVGRGGGSAEDLAAFNDETVVRAIADSEIPVISAVGHEIDISLSDIAADVRAPTPSAAAEIAVRDVLEVREQVGRLTLRTREAIQQLLEKNKDLIETHESSYGMRRLSDLIVQNAQHVDELHRDLYALIRRLFENRLADYHRMTGKLGSLSPLSVLARGFGLVQREDGSVVSDAGTLTPLEQLHIRFAKGEATCRVEKIKR; encoded by the coding sequence GCGGTCAAACAAGCCCTTGAGACGCAATTTCCGCCCATGTGGGTCGCTGGTGAGTTAACCTCCTTCTCTCAGCCCTCATCCGGACATCGGTATTTCACGCTCTCAGATCCGCACAGTCAATTGCGCTGTGTGATGTGGCGTTCTCGTCCCATAACCGGATTTCGCCCCACAGCGGGGATGGCCGTGTTGGCACAGGGGCAGTTGACGGTGTATGAACGGCGGGGCGAATATCAATTTAATGTGGCACAACTGTTTCCCGCAGGCGTGGGACAACAGCTAATCGCCTATGAAAAACTGAAAAAAAAATTATCGGAAGAGGGCCTCTTTGACGAGGATCGAAAACGATCTCTACCCGAATATCCCAGAACCATTGGGGTCGTGACTTCGCAGACAGGTGCAGCTTTTAGAGATATATTGAATGTGTTGAAACGGCGATTTTCCGCTGTCCGCATTGTTTTGCGTCCCTCGCAGGTACAGGGATTGGACGCGCCAGAAGAACTTGCTCAAAGCATTGCCGATTTCAATGACTTTGGCAAAGTAGATGTATTGATCGTTGGACGCGGCGGCGGCTCGGCTGAGGATTTGGCTGCATTTAACGACGAGACAGTGGTGCGGGCAATTGCGGATTCTGAGATTCCAGTTATATCAGCCGTAGGACACGAGATCGACATCTCCCTATCAGATATAGCGGCTGACGTGCGCGCACCAACCCCTTCTGCTGCTGCAGAAATTGCCGTACGCGATGTTTTAGAAGTGCGCGAACAAGTCGGGCGGCTCACACTTCGCACGCGGGAGGCCATACAGCAATTGTTAGAGAAAAATAAAGATCTTATAGAAACGCACGAAAGCAGTTATGGCATGCGGCGGTTGTCCGACTTGATCGTTCAAAACGCGCAACACGTCGATGAATTACACCGCGATTTATACGCGCTTATAAGGCGGCTATTCGAAAACAGATTAGCCGACTATCACCGCATGACCGGCAAACTGGGATCACTCAGTCCCCTATCAGTGCTCGCGCGGGGGTTTGGCCTCGTACAGCGCGAAGATGGTTCGGTCGTGTCTGATGCAGGGACCCTGACACCCCTTGAACAACTGC